From Magnolia sinica isolate HGM2019 chromosome 13, MsV1, whole genome shotgun sequence, one genomic window encodes:
- the LOC131223034 gene encoding transcription factor bHLH68-like — MNRGVLQSSPVQQMMGGNLNWWSINNMRAPPQQPSPLLPPLCPQYTPPASSLPLGSWHETQDLPESWSQLLMSGLVGEEERLSFNHPQAKKVENWEDQVLFPSSSLPMIDVKQESSESGYAYGHGNEELHAVKSPWGSQILPPSPPRSCVTTNMLDFSNTKVELKHQQPDNSSECNSTANGAVFKKARIQPPAQPAFKVRKEKLGDRITALHQLVSPFGKTDTASVLLEAIGYIRFLQSQIEALSSPYLATGSANMRQPVQGERNCIFPEDPGQLLNDASMKRRGALEKDGQDELKKDLRSRGLCLVPVSCTLQVGSDNGADYWAPTLGGGFR, encoded by the exons atgaatagaGGAGTTTTGCAGAGTTCGCCGGTGCAACAGATGATGGGTGGGAACTTAAACTGGTGGAGTATTAACAACATGAGGGCACCACCTCAACAGCCATCTCCTCTCTTGCCTCCTCTTTGTCCTCAGTACACACCTCCTGCTTCTTCGCTTCCATTGGGATCATGGCATGAAACCCAAGACCTTCCAGAGTCATGGAGTCAACTACTTAT gAGTGGATTGGTAGGTGAAGAAGAGAGGTTGAGTTTCAACCATCCGCAGGCCAAGAAGGTGGAGAATTGGGAGGATCAGGTGCTATTTCCATCATCGAGTCTTCCTATGATTGATGTGAAGCAAGAGAGCTCTGAAAGTGGTTACGCGTATGGGCACGGAAATGAAGAACTTCACGCAGTTAAGTCTCCTTGGGGGTCTCAAATTCTCCCACCTTCGCCTCCTAGGTCTTGTGTCACCACCAATATGTTGGATTTTTCTAACACCAAGGTGGAACTGAAGCATCAACAGCCGGATAATTCTTCTGAG TGTAACAGCACAGCAAATGGTGCAGTATTTAAAAAGGCTAGAATTCAACCCCCAGCCCAACCAGCTttcaag GTGAGGAAGGAGAAATTAGGAGATAGAATAACAGCCCTTCACCAGCTAGTATCTCCATTTGGGAAG ACTGACACAGCCTCTGTCTTGTTAGAAGCTATTGGATACATAAGATTCCTTCAGAGTCAAATTGAG GCCCTCAGCTCTCCGTACTTGGCCACTGGATCTGCTAACATGAGGCAGCCT GTTCAAGGGGAAAGGAATTGTATATTCCCAGAAGACCCGGGTCAG CTGTTGAATGATGCTTCCATGAAGAGAAGAGGAGCCCTTGAAAAG GATGGTCAAGATGAGCTGAAGAAGGACTTGAGGAGTAGGGGTCTGTGCCTTGTTCCTGTATCATGCACTCTGCAAGTGGGGAGCGACAACGGGGCCGATTATTGGGCTCCAACGCTCGGCGGAGGGTTCCGATAA